The sequence below is a genomic window from Cicer arietinum cultivar CDC Frontier isolate Library 1 chromosome 6, Cicar.CDCFrontier_v2.0, whole genome shotgun sequence.
taaaaagataGCTATTTAAAAGTAGAGCATATACTCAAAACTCTGATATAGTCCCAGAATCTCTGCACGGTTAAAACCAGAGgtttattttcatcttttagtTTGAGGAACcctatgattttattttttttaaatagttaaaaatagaaaaatttccCTAAAAGCCTGGTGGGAATTGCCTTGTAAACAACTTCCGGAACTAAAAGAAAAGGCAAGTGTTTTCACCATCGTAACAGCCAAGTGTTTTTTTTAACGGAGTCAAACGGAAACTAAAAGAAAAGGCAACTTCCGGAACTTTATGAGAGTTAAAGGACCTAATTGGGGGAAAAACGTAAACGGACAAATCCGGTACAACTAAATAACTTAAAGGGCCGTATGAATTTTTTTGCCTATttcctataattaattatatctcCAAGCACCTATTCTTTTCACTGTCTTACATATATCGTTTCCTCTCTACACCTCCTTATTTTTCTGTACACACAAGTATTTATATGcattttttggaattaaaaaaggaaactttcaaataaaatttaccaAAAAGTAATTCAACGATTGCCGTGTTTTCTTCTAGACCTACTACTAATTTCATCTGTGACAAGAAATCAACCAACATCAATAACCATAAGTGGTTTTGGCCATACCTCAACCAGTTGTTGGGAGAAACACCCTTATGAGCTCTTTCACAGTAATCTTTTTTCTACAGGTAGGACATTTAGCCTGAGCACTTATAGCAGCCTTGATACAAGTCTTGCAAAATATATGACCACACCTTGTCGACATTTCTTCCACCAAAGGGCCCATACATATTGGACAACTGAAGACAGGTTCCTTTGGAGGCTCAGGTGGCTTTTTGACACTTTCCAACTGTAAGAATGGATATCCAAATCAAGTCAGAAATTAGAACTCCTGTAAGCCTTCATGGTCATTTATACGTTTTTGTTTGTTGGACTTGGAGATGGCGATTAAATAACAacatatgaaaaaatttatattatagagAAGAAAAGAAACATCTCCAAGGATGAGGCAAAGCttatatattgaaaatattgtgattttacgCAGTGCAGGACTAAAGTGAACTAAACCAAATGCGAAAAAAAACTAGGACACTGCAAAAAGTATTGGTATATCTAGTAGGCAGTATTTAACTGTACAATAAAGGATGAAGAAAATCAAGTAATGTTTGACTTAATGAACTGCTCTAACAACACAACATCAACGAAAGCAAGCAGCAATAGCAAGCACCAGAGAGCTTGCGCCAGTTCCATTAAATGCAAGTAAATAAGTTTCAATTACAAACACCACTAATCTTCTATAgctgattttaaaatattcatgcCATCCCAGCTTTTGCTCAGTGGTAGGCCCTGTCCCCACCAAAGGAATTTGCCCTGTCCCACAACCAATATTGACTAACGTTTTAGGTCCCCAAAATAATCGCAAAAGGACAGTCTTGagaaataaatacataaaagtGTGCAATAAGTCATCAAAATTTCGATGATACATTATAAGGACCTGATTAGGTAAATTTCACTAAAAGCGCTtctttccaaaataaaataaaaggtgcTGTAAATAATTGCCTAAAGATCATAGCTAGAAACAAATCATAAAGAAGTATTACCAAATTATTTGTCACAGGGTTGGAAATTAATTACTACTAATCCAAAAACTAATTATTTGCTACAGGTTGAAAATTAATGATTACAAAACCGACCGCTAATTTATTCAGATAATAAAGTCCGAAGCACTGAACATAATAAAACAGTATGACATGTCCTGAAAGACTCTTACCGTAGAGCTGCTACCGCCTTCCAAATTTATATAAAGATCACAATTAATAATTGATTGATTTGGAGGTTCTCTCCTTCGTTTGTTGCGATTATTGTTGATTACCCTACTCTGCTCCTCTGCAATAATCATGAATGACAGACTATATCAGCAAAAGATACCATTATAATCAAGAAATCATGAAGAGTAAAGACCATATTAGTTGACAAGCAAGCAGTAAAAATTGTCCCTATGACCAAATGTAGGGGAGACAGTAAACTCGCACCCAACAGAACACAAAAAACGAATACACAAGATAATCAGCGAAATCATATGCTCGtagtttttccttttccttttaaTCGAAAAAATGATATTGATAGTCAGAGTTTATGCATACATGAttaaatatgtttcaaaatataaataaaacaacttGTTGTATGTATACTCTTTAACAAAAGGATTGGCCACTTACTGCCAAGGGTATTGGTCATCTCATAGAACCTCTTAGTATGCACAATTAAATTGGTCATTGATTTTGATTAAGCTTTTACTAGGTGCCTATACAACTATATCACTAAATTGTATACCAATGAAACTCCATCCGAACATAAAAATGTGTGTGTACAAGGCATTAGAATCCAATCAGAATAGAAAGGGATTGGACAAAGTTAGGGGAGGCAGCACTGGACAATGTAGATGTTTGCACTGGGGAAAGCACGACTAAATTCTGTAGTTAGTAATAACAATACACTCTCTAACCCTTCGATAACTATTAGCATAACAAATCTTTGGCTATACACAAACTTGTAGACACATCTGCCACTTGAGTcctattattttctttgattacCTTAGCGCAGGCAAGTCTAAAagcaataaaagtaaaattatctCACAATTGTTGCAATTTTCGCATACGAGAACAAAGAAATTTCATGTTACCTAAATCCACATCAACTATAGTCCTCCCACGATTTCTTCTTGAATTGTTTTTAGCCTAAAATAAAACAGACACGAAAAAATGTGATTAATTTCCAACAAAGAAATCTAGTAATGACTAAACGACAATAGAACAAGGAATGTACAAAAGGGAAGATAAACCTCAGCAAAAGCCCTTGGGGATGATTCAATAACATCATCATCAATGGCCTCCACATCAATCATGGGAGGTGGTAGTTGTACAATTAGCGGTTGCTGGTTAGCTTGAACTTCTACTTCTTGAGGCCCCAACTGAGTGGAAGGTCCCTCCTGCTCGCGATTTTCACCAGCCGGATTGTCACCAGCCGGTACTCGGTTAAGGTCAAGGTCCAAAACTGCCTTCCTCCGCCGGTAACTTCTAACAGCAGGCACCCTGCTTGTCCGAGAGCTCATATTGGAACCAATAATTACCTTAATCCAAGTTGAAACCTGAAAATCCCAATACATCATAACTAAAAATATCATATCATTCTTGACAGAGGTAGCTCTAAAAGAGAAGTCTAAGCATCAAAAGGTAGTAAGTAAAATCTCATTGCCAAAGATAagaccaaaaaataaaaactcaaaacctaaaaaaacaaaaatctgaaAATCAAAACACAAGGGCAGCATTTTAACGAGTACAAGCACGCAATGTTAAGAAACaagagaaaataatttgttCCAAACATTTACTTACATTTCTCATATAATAACTAATCTTCATATCGACAAAACCAAAAACAGTgctaaaaattataacaaaaactaTACGAGTatataaatctttattttagcttgagaaaatttgttttcatagtgtttagaaagaaaaaaaaaacatttgaacTAGTATCTATATGattatttgaaaaagaaaaaaaaaattctagcaCAATCACAAACCAAAGAAAAAAATCCAAGCACAAGTAACAAGATCATCAGTTGAGATACAGGTAGAAAAAGAGAGGTGGGTAATAATAATCAGTGTGGAAACTGGAAACGGTTTGATCGATTGATGAAAAACGGAAACCCTAAAACGAAAATAGTGGCATAAGCACAGAAGGAGAAACGTACCTGTGGGCTGTGGCGAAATGGCGTTGTGGTGTGAGGAAGATTGTGAGAGAGAGGTTAATATAATCTG
It includes:
- the LOC101509207 gene encoding uncharacterized protein gives rise to the protein MSSRTSRVPAVRSYRRRKAVLDLDLNRVPAGDNPAGENREQEGPSTQLGPQEVEVQANQQPLIVQLPPPMIDVEAIDDDVIESSPRAFAEAKNNSRRNRGRTIVDVDLEEQSRVINNNRNKRRREPPNQSIINCDLYINLEGGSSSTLESVKKPPEPPKEPVFSCPICMGPLVEEMSTRCGHIFCKTCIKAAISAQAKCPTCRKKITVKELIRVFLPTTG